In the Saccharococcus thermophilus genome, CTTCTTTCCCCCAGCCGAGCGGATAGCCATCGACCGTAATGAGCAGCCAGCCTCGGTCTTCTCCCGTTTGTAGCGTTTCTCCGCGCAAATATTTTAGACATTCGACACTGTCGCTTGACAAGTCAAGGGAGTAACGAACGTCTTGCAGCTTCAGCGATAAGGCAAGCGAATGGTTTGGTTCAAACCGTTGTTTTTTCACTTCTCCTACGTGTAGTCCTGCCCGTACAACTTTCAGACCATCAAAGTTTGGGCAGTGATCAGGTAAAGCGAAAAGATGGTTTTGAAAGGCATACATCGGTTTTTCGATTTCTGTTTGCAATACTTCTTGCTCAAACTGCCGATATTGATGAATCATTTGTTTAGAAACGTTCGATTTCGCATAGCGCCCATTCCATTGCGGGGAAGGACCGGTTTTTTGCAGTTTGGCGACAAAATGGCCTTCTCCTTTTACATGATGCGGCCAAAGCCGGGCGGTTCGCCCGATGGCTTCCATATTTGTCTTCGTCCATTCCGGTCTCCCTGGCTGAATGCCATGTGCTTTTTCAATCGAAAGCAGCGTTAGGTCTTCATATGTTTTCAGCAAATATTCCACCGTCTGCTCATTTTCTTCCGGGGCAAACGTGCAGGTGGAATAGACGAGGATGCCGCCTTCTTTTAACATCTCGTATGCATAGTCTAAAATATGCCGCTGTTTGATAGCGCACTGTTCAACGTGCGCCTGGCTCCAAAACGATACCGCTTCTTCATCCTTTCGGAACATTCCTTCTCCCGAGCATGGAGCGTCGACTAAAATTTTATCAAAAAATCCAGGGAAGTATTGCGCCAGCTTTTCCGGCGTTTCGTTGGTGACGAGCGCATTGGTCACGCCAAGACGCTCGATATTTTCCGAAAGTGCTTTGACCCGCTTTGGATGAATTTCGTTGGCGACAAGCAGCCCTTGATTTTCCATCATCGCCGCCAGCTGCGTCGTTTTTCCGCCAGGTGCGGCACAAAGGTCAAGAACCATTTCTCCTGGATTCGGCTTTAGCACTTCAGCCACAAACATCGCGCTCGGCTCTTGGATATAATAAAGCCCTGCCGCATGGTACGGATGCTTTCCCGGCTGTTCGTCTCCTTCATAATAAAAGCCAGTAGGACAAAACGGGACAGGGGAAAGGGCAAACGGGACGAGCGTTAAAAACGTTTCTCGGTCGATTTTCAATGGATTGAATCGTAACCCGTTTGCTTTTTCTTCATGATAGGTGGAAAAAAAACGAGAAGCTTCCTCTTGCAAAAGCCTCTCCATTTTTTCGATAAATTCGCTAGGTAATTTCAATGATCAAACTCCTTTCCTGTCGATCAAATGGCTTGTTTCTATAGTGCACTTAATCATGTAAAAACGATTTTTCAACATGATGCGATTGAATTATTTTCCGCCTAACCATTTGACTTTTGGTTCCGTTTTGTTGATGATGCGTTTTATATTCGCGCGGTGGCGGTAAAAGATAAACGCCGTTAATAACGATACTGCGATCATTAGCGGAATGTCATCCGTAAAGAAGATCGTATAAATAACAGCATACACCCCAGCTAACATCGAAGATAAGGAAACATATTTGGAAATATACAAAACAATGAAAAAAACAACGAGAAGGGAAACGAATAAAAGCGGTGAATAAAACAGCATCACCCCTGCCGATGTAGCGACCGCTTTTCCACCGCGAAATTTCGCGAAGACCGGGTAAATATGTCCGAGAACCGCGCACACTCCTGCTAACAGCGGATGTACGTGCACGGAGAATAATACAGGTAAGCTTGCCGCTAATGTCCCTTTTAAAATATCTCCGCATGTGACGATCAGTCCCGCTTTTACTCCGAGCACACGAAATGTATTTGTTCCTCCTAGATTTCCGCTTCCATGCTCGCGAATGTCGATTCCGTATCCTATTTTTCCAACAAGCAGCGCAAACGGAATCGACCCAAGAAGGTAAGCTGCGATCAAAATGAGTGCTTTTTCCATCAATCTTCCTACACCCTTTACTTATCAAATTCGTGCATGTTTTTATTTTACCATGCATGAAAAAAAACGCTAGATCAGAAAATGGAAAGGTATTTGTTTTGCATTTATTTTTTTTGCAAAGTAAACTAGATAATAACATCATACATAAGTTTTATCACTGGAACTGAAAGAGGAGGAAAGAAAAGTGCAAGCAAAAGTGAAATGGAACGGGCAAATGTCGTTTACAGGGATGAGCGCGTCAGGAGTACAAATCCCGATCGATGCCTCGAAAGAAGCAGGGGGGCAAGATTCCGGGGCTAGACCGATGGAATTAATTTTACACGGGCTTGCCGGATGTACGGGAATTGACATTATATCGATCTTGAAAAAAATGCGGCTTGGGGTTCGGTCATTTTCTATAGAAGTGGAAGGAACCCGTGCGGACGATCATCCAAAACGGTTTACGGATATTCACATTCATTATGTGTTAGAAGGGGATTTACCAGAGGACAAAGTCGTCCGCGCCATTCAATTGTCTATAGAGAAGTACTGCTCTGTATATCATTCCTTAAATGCCAACATTACGGCAAGCTATTCAATTAATGGTGTAGAAGGGAAAGAAAATTTATAAAAAGCGAGGGGGTATTTGGATGAAAAATCAAATGACATTTCATGTGACAGGAAGTTCAAAAGGAATGCAGACAGTAGTCAGCTCTAAAAAACATACGATAACGATCGACGAACCGCCGGTGATGGGCGGCCAAGATACAGGCCCTGATCCGTTAACAACGCTGCTAAGCGCGCTTGCCGGCTGCGAAAATGTCGTGGCGAACTTGGTGGCGAAAGAACTAAACTTTGATTTGCAGGGAATCGAATTTGATATTCAAGGAACGATAGACACACGGGGATTTATGGGCGATCCGAACGTGAAGCCGTATTTCCAACAAGTCACGATTCACGCCAAAGTAAAAACGAATGAATCACAGGAACGGATTGAAGAATTACAGCGTATCACCGATTCGCGTTGTCCTGTTTACACGACGCTAAAGGCAGCGGGCGTTCGGTTGCAATCTACATGGACAAAAGCATAACGATATCCCCTTGGGCAACCAAGGGGGTACTCCAAGGGAGGTGAAATAACGGGGAAATGATGCGACACATCGATAAATGATCGGAAGTTTAAACGGTGAAATTGAGGTCATGATCTCTAACGGCAGACGGTATATCCAATTTATTTTCCATCTGTTTCTGTGGAATTTCTCTTATTAATTAATTCATTCACTATTGACCGCTTCTTCGATAAAACCTACTTCTATGTTCTCCTTCATGAAGTCTCCGCTTGTTTCACGAAATAATGGCATCCCGATTTAGGCGTCAATATTCCGCCGCTTTGCGTAGCACTTCCTTAGTTACACACTGTTATGTTACTCGTTTTTTACGACCAAACAAATTGTAAATAGAATTAGAGGCTGCTTCATTATAAATTTATAGAAAATTTACAATAGTTTAGCGAAAGATGAGCAATTTTCCTCTATTATTTTTATAGAACGAAAAATGATGCTGAGTGATAGAAAAACAAAAGGGAGGAATCAGGTGATGAAAATCTCCTCAAAATGGCTGAAAACCGCTGTCCCTGCATTTTTGTTATCGGCTATGATCACTTCGGGGAATGTGTTGGCGGCCGGACAAGCTGGCGATGAAGGAAAACGGCTGAAAGCGGATGCGCATCAACATCGCTATATGGATGTGCAATTGTTAGGAATTAATGATTTTCACGGACAGCTTGATGTTACAAGAAACGTTGGAGGGCGAGCAGTCGGGCGAGCGGATTATTTAGCTGCGTATTTGAAACAAAGGGAAAAGGAAAACGAAAGTACGCTTCTTGTGCACGCGGGAGATATGGTTGGGGCGAGTGCGCCTGTATCGGCTTTACTTCAAGACGAGCCGACAATAGAGTTTTTAAATAAACTAGGTTTTGATGTGGGGACACTTGGAAACCACGAATTTGATGAAGGGGTCAACGAAATGCTTCGCCTCATTTATGGAGGAACACATCCAAAAACCGGCTATTTTCGCGGCGCGGACTTTCCATACGTATGCGCGAATGTAATTGATAAAAAGACAGGCAAACCGATTCTTCCGCCTTATGTTATTAAAAAAGTGAAAGGGGTGCCGATTGGCTTTATCGGAGTAACGTTGTCCGATACACCTAGCATTGTCACTCCAAGCGGTGTGGCGGGGGTTGCATTCACGGACGAAGCGGAAGCAATTAACAAAGCGGTGAAACAATTAAAACGGCAAGGGGTACGTGCAATCGTTGTCCTCGCCCATAATCCAGGGGTTTCGAATAAAGATGGCTCCAACGCGAGTGGGGAGATTGTAGACATCGCGAAAAAAGTGGATGATGAAGTCGACGTCATTTTCGCTGGCCATAATCATGCCTATTTAAACGCCTTGGTAGATGGCAAATTGCTTGTACAATCGTATTCTTACGGAACTGCTTTTTCTGATGTGGATTTAACCATTGATCGGCGCACAAAAGACGTTGTTGCGAAAAAAGCGGAAATCGTGACTACCTACCAAGATAGCATCAAGCCCGATCCAGAGATTACGAAACTAATTAACAAGTATGAAGCAAAGGTGGCGCCGATTATTAACCAGGTCATCGGTACGGCAAAAACGACGATTAGCGCTGAACAAAACGCAAACGGTGAATCGGCTTTAGGAAACTTGATTGCGGATGCGCAGCGGACAGCGATGAAAACCGACTTCGCCTTTATGAATCCAGGCGGCATTCGCGCCGATATTGAACAAGGGGAAGTGACATGGGGAGAGTTGTATAACGTGCAGCCATTTAGCAATCAGTTAGTAAAAATGACGCTCACGGGAGAACAAATCCGCAAACTGTTAAATCAACAATGGCAGTCGAATCAAACGCGCATGCTGCAAATTTCCGGCCTGACGTATACTTGGGATGCAAGCAAACCGATAGGAGACAAAGTCGTCGATATTTATTTGCCAAACGGCACGAAACTCGACCCAAATGCGGAATACACTGTTACAACAAACAGTTTCCTAGCTGATGGGGGAGATAACTTCTCGGTATTTACGGAAGGGAAAAACCGGGAAGTAGGACCTGTCGATTTGGATGCGCTCATCGATTATATTAAACAGCTTCCGCAGCCATTTGATGCTCATATTGAAGGGCGCATTCAAAAGCTGCACTAAAAACAAAGCTGGTTCCAAAGCGCCGTTGGAACCAGCTTTTCTATTACGCTTTTTGTTCAAACAGCTTGATAATTTCAATAATCACGTTTGTTGCTTTAATCATGTTGTCGACGGAAATGTATTCAAAGCGGCCGTGGAAGTTTTCGCCGCCGGTAAAAATGTTTGGCGTCGGCAGTCCCATGTAGGAAAGTTGCGAACCGTCCGTGCCGCCGCGGATCGGCGAAATTTTCGGTTCAATATGTAAGTTTTTCATCGCTTCATAGGCAATATCGACGATTTCGCGAACCGGCTCGATTTTTTCGCGCATGTTATAATATTGGTCTTTGATTTCGATCGCGATGCGCTCTTTTCCGTATGTTTCTTGCAGTTTTGCCGCGATTTCCTGCATTTTTGCTTTGCGAGCTTCAAATTGTTTGCGGTCAAAGTCGCGGATAATGTAATGAAGCATGGTTTCTTCGACGTTTCCTTGGAAAGAAAGCAAATGATAAAATCCTTCGTAGCCTTCCGTATGTTCCGGCGCTTCGTTAGCAGGAAGCTGTCCATGAAATTCTATCGCGATTTTCATCGAGTTAATCATTTTGCCTTTGGCCGTGCCTGGATGGACGTTTTTCCCTTTGATCGTGATTTTTGCTTCCGCTGCGTTAAAGCTTTCGTATTCCAATTCGCCGAGCGGACCGCCGTCGACCGTGTACGCAAATTTAGCGCCGAACTTAGCGACGTCAAACTTATGCGGGCCTCTGCCAATTTCTTCATCCGGCGTGAAGGCGACGCGCACTTTGCCGTGTTTAATTTCCGGATGCTGGATTAAGTAGGCCATCGCCGTCATAATTTCCGCGATTCCCGATTTATTGTCCGCGCCTAACAGCGTCGTACCGTCAGTGGTGATGAGCGTATGGCCTTTATAGTTGGCTAATTCCGGAAAATCTTTTGGCGACAGGACAATGTTTAACGATTTGTTCAAGACAATATCGCCGCCATCGTAATTTTCGACGATTTGCGGATGGACATTAGCCCCAGTGAACTCAGGAGCGGTATCCATATGGGCTAAAAAGCCGATCGTCGGCACGTCTTTGTCGGTATTTGCCGGAAGTGTTGCCATTATGTATCCGTTTTCATCTATCGTCACTTCTTCCATGCCGATTGCTTTTAATTCTTCCACCAACATGTTTCCAAGCTCCAGCTGGCCAGGGGTGGAAGGGCAAGTGTCGCTGTTCGGGTCGGATTGCGTGTTGACTTTGACATATTTCGTAAAGCGTTCGATGATTTCCTGTTTCATTTTGTCATCTCCTTACCATTTGCTATCTTTTGCCGTTTTTATTTTATCACAAAACGATTGCGCAAAGAAAAAACTTTGTTGCATGCAAATTTGTTTTATAAGGGATGGCTTCCGCTGACGAAAAGGTTTTTACATACGTTTGATTTTTCCCGCTATCATTTTTTGCGCCCGCTTGTGATTTACGTGTTATTTGCGCTTGGATTAAAAATCTTATGGCCCAGAGAAAAAAGGAATCGGTATGGAACATTTATTTGTATAAAATTAAATAAAGCACGGACGGCTCCCTCTATATCCAAAAAAGGGAGCCGCACTATTTTTTAAAATGATGGAAAAAAGAGATCTTTTTGGGTGTATTCCTTTCGATTTTCTTATGGACGTTCCGGTTGTTCCTTTGCCAATACCAATAGTCTGTTATGTAGTTTTGAGAAAATAAGCAAAGCAACAATCGTTCCAATGAAGTTGCATAACTTATCCCACTGCGTATCCCAAATATCGCCTTGTGTTCCTTAATAAAAGCAAATCCTCATCATCAATGGGTTGCCTCCCCGGCCCGTTGACTTATTTAGTCCAGAATCATTTTTCCGAGCGGCCCTGTTTCATCGATCAGATCCTGAAGTTCATATACAGAAATTGGGAACATTGGCAGGCCATAAGGTCGGGGAGTGATTTCGTACATTTGGAAATAAATCACAAGTGATTTATCAGCGATATAATAATCTTGGTCTGGGCGTATCACAGTAAAGTTACTGGTCAGGCTGATTTGGCGTTGCTGGATTTGCTGCTCAATTAACATTGAGATTTTTTTCACGTAATCGCTGTTGGGTTTGAATAACTCTTTTAGGGTGTAGGATTTACCTGTACGGGTATCAAAGGTCAATGATTTTGTGATGGTCAGGCCGTTCGCATGCATATAGATGTAGGTATAGTTATTTTGCGCCAGGCTTAGAATGCCTCTTTCGTTCGTTTTGATTTCATATATTCCGGTCATTTCCGTTTGGGCTGGATTCTCATAGTAGCCTTGCTGCTTGATGATGGAATGAAGTTGTTGGTAAATCACTTGATTTATGTGCTGTTGAATCCGGATATCCGGGAGGCCGGTTACCTGAGGATAGTAAAGATGAACGGTTGGTGAGGTGACGTGAACAGGGAGGATTTGAACCGGCAATCGAAAGGGCTCAGCGATCATGGGCATGGGACATATTCCTTTCCTGTTAGGTTATCATCATTATCTTATTCAGAATCCCATTTAAAGAATGACTAACCATCGCATTTTTGGATGCAAACGCTCAGGTCCCGATCGCATAGCTGATGTCCGGTATGGTGAACAATGACAGGCACTGTTCGCCTTCAGAAACGAGCTTTAGTTAAAAGCCAGCTTCATTCTGTGGCATGAAAAATAGTAGACAGAATCTATATGAAAATTGTATACTGAATGTAAAATCACATATCAAAAATATACGATTCATCTTCGGGGCAGGGTGAAATTCCCGACCGGCGGTGATGAAGCCCATGCGCTTCTCAGCCCGCGAGCCGCAAGGCAGGATCCGGTGCGAGTCCGGAGCCGACAGTATAGTCTGGATGGGAGAAGATGAAGGTTTGCCGGCGTTCGAATGTTGCGCGCTCGAACGTCTATTTGAGCATGACCTTTTTCTCCCTTAAGTGTGAACACTTAAGGGTTTTTTATTGGACGCTCAAGACGGCAGCCTTCTTCTTGTGAGGATGGATCACGAGAAGGAGAGGAGAATCGACATGAGAAAAATGAATGTCCGCGTGCTTGTCTTGATTGGAGTATTTAGTGCCATCTCGTATTTGTTGATGCTGTTAAACTTTCCGCTTCCGCCATTTCCAAATTTTCTATTGGTGGATTTCAGCGACGTTCCGGCATTGATCGCCGCGCTTCTGTACGGGCCGCTGGCGGGAGTGTTCGTGGAATTGCTAAAAAATGTGCTGAATTATTTCATGGTCGGCAGTCCTACCGGCGTTCCGGTTGGGCATATCGCCAACTTTATGGCTGGGATTACATTTATTTTGCCGACATATTACGTATATCATAAAACAAAATCGAAAAAAGGCATGCTGGCTGGGTTAGCCACTGGCACCGCCGTTATGGCGTTGATGATGAGCGTATTGAACTACTATGTGTTTCTGCCAGCGTATACGATCTTTCTAGGCGCTCCGGCGATGAGCGCGCCGGAAACAAAAGCGCTCGTCGTTTCCGCCATTCTTCCGTTTAATGCGGTAAAAGGCGTCATGATTACCATTGTCTTTATGCTTTTGTTTGCCCGGCTCAGCCCATGGCTGCAAAAGCAAACAGCGTCCAATCATGTTTAGTCATAACAAAACGAGGACCCTTCCCGAGCGAAGCGGTCCTCGTTTTTTATTGTTATCGATCGGCAAACCGTTCTTCTTTAAATGGATTGGAGTTCATCGAATAGCCGCGCTGTTCCCAATATCCCGGCTCGTCTTTTTTCATAAACCGGATCTCGGATGCCCATTTCGCCCCTTTCCATAAAGCGGAGCGGATAGCCATGTTTTGGGGAATATCTTGCCAGTCACGATGTTTATCTTTCCAGCGGTACACAAACAAAGCGTCATCACCCATGGGCACCTCGAGCGGCAAGTTGGCCGAATAACCGAAGCGGTCTTGGTTCAAATAGTCGTAAATTTTCACGTATTTCACATCCGAATCGAGCTCGACAAAGCGCAAAAACTCGCGAAAGGCGATTCCTTCAAACGTCGTATCAAACTTCGACCACGTCGTCACGCAATGCATATCGATCGTCGATATCGTTTTTGGCAGCTTCATTACTTGCTGATAGGATAGGGAGACTTCTTCTTTTACATCCCCAAATAAACGGAAATCCCATGTTGATTCATCAAATGGATAGACATCCCCCTCATGGAGAATCGGCCATTTTTCCGTTTCAAATTGGCCTGGCGGCAATTGTTTAGCCATGGGTGTGCACCCTTTCTTGTATTGTTTATATAAAATGATACGGCGAGAAAGCGGTGTATGCAACTAATCGGCAGGAAATAATAGGATAGACATAGAATAGACTAATAATAAGTTTTATGCTAGGGGGGATGTAAAAATGGCACAAGAAACATCTTTTGTTACATTGTTAACTTCTATCATTCCCATTGTCTTTAACGTTATTATAGTGGCACTATTCGTTTTCTTTGTAAGAAGTGTCATTATCCGCAATCGATCATTGCAGCGCATCGAACAAAAGCTAGACCAAATCGCAAATGCGCTTCAAAAAGAAACGATTTCGAGAAAGTAAGGGGGATAGGGGTGGACATTCACGTCCATAGAGATTTATCCAAAGCAAATTGGCAAGAGATGAAAGAGGTGTATGAATCCGTCGGCTGGACGAAACATACGGAAGAAGTCATCCAGCAGGTATTTGAAGCAAGCAATGTTATTACACTTGTCTTTTGTGATGGCCGCATCGTCGGATTCGGCCGTGCGCTTTCCGACGGGGTGTTTAATGCGGCGATTTACGA is a window encoding:
- a CDS encoding OsmC family protein translates to MKNQMTFHVTGSSKGMQTVVSSKKHTITIDEPPVMGGQDTGPDPLTTLLSALAGCENVVANLVAKELNFDLQGIEFDIQGTIDTRGFMGDPNVKPYFQQVTIHAKVKTNESQERIEELQRITDSRCPVYTTLKAAGVRLQSTWTKA
- a CDS encoding DUF4083 family protein, which translates into the protein MAQETSFVTLLTSIIPIVFNVIIVALFVFFVRSVIIRNRSLQRIEQKLDQIANALQKETISRK
- a CDS encoding DUF3298 and DUF4163 domain-containing protein — translated: MPMIAEPFRLPVQILPVHVTSPTVHLYYPQVTGLPDIRIQQHINQVIYQQLHSIIKQQGYYENPAQTEMTGIYEIKTNERGILSLAQNNYTYIYMHANGLTITKSLTFDTRTGKSYTLKELFKPNSDYVKKISMLIEQQIQQRQISLTSNFTVIRPDQDYYIADKSLVIYFQMYEITPRPYGLPMFPISVYELQDLIDETGPLGKMILD
- the pepT gene encoding peptidase T, giving the protein MKQEIIERFTKYVKVNTQSDPNSDTCPSTPGQLELGNMLVEELKAIGMEEVTIDENGYIMATLPANTDKDVPTIGFLAHMDTAPEFTGANVHPQIVENYDGGDIVLNKSLNIVLSPKDFPELANYKGHTLITTDGTTLLGADNKSGIAEIMTAMAYLIQHPEIKHGKVRVAFTPDEEIGRGPHKFDVAKFGAKFAYTVDGGPLGELEYESFNAAEAKITIKGKNVHPGTAKGKMINSMKIAIEFHGQLPANEAPEHTEGYEGFYHLLSFQGNVEETMLHYIIRDFDRKQFEARKAKMQEIAAKLQETYGKERIAIEIKDQYYNMREKIEPVREIVDIAYEAMKNLHIEPKISPIRGGTDGSQLSYMGLPTPNIFTGGENFHGRFEYISVDNMIKATNVIIEIIKLFEQKA
- a CDS encoding bifunctional metallophosphatase/5'-nucleotidase; translated protein: MKISSKWLKTAVPAFLLSAMITSGNVLAAGQAGDEGKRLKADAHQHRYMDVQLLGINDFHGQLDVTRNVGGRAVGRADYLAAYLKQREKENESTLLVHAGDMVGASAPVSALLQDEPTIEFLNKLGFDVGTLGNHEFDEGVNEMLRLIYGGTHPKTGYFRGADFPYVCANVIDKKTGKPILPPYVIKKVKGVPIGFIGVTLSDTPSIVTPSGVAGVAFTDEAEAINKAVKQLKRQGVRAIVVLAHNPGVSNKDGSNASGEIVDIAKKVDDEVDVIFAGHNHAYLNALVDGKLLVQSYSYGTAFSDVDLTIDRRTKDVVAKKAEIVTTYQDSIKPDPEITKLINKYEAKVAPIINQVIGTAKTTISAEQNANGESALGNLIADAQRTAMKTDFAFMNPGGIRADIEQGEVTWGELYNVQPFSNQLVKMTLTGEQIRKLLNQQWQSNQTRMLQISGLTYTWDASKPIGDKVVDIYLPNGTKLDPNAEYTVTTNSFLADGGDNFSVFTEGKNREVGPVDLDALIDYIKQLPQPFDAHIEGRIQKLH
- a CDS encoding molybdopterin-dependent oxidoreductase, with amino-acid sequence MAKQLPPGQFETEKWPILHEGDVYPFDESTWDFRLFGDVKEEVSLSYQQVMKLPKTISTIDMHCVTTWSKFDTTFEGIAFREFLRFVELDSDVKYVKIYDYLNQDRFGYSANLPLEVPMGDDALFVYRWKDKHRDWQDIPQNMAIRSALWKGAKWASEIRFMKKDEPGYWEQRGYSMNSNPFKEERFADR
- a CDS encoding RsmF rRNA methyltransferase first C-terminal domain-containing protein — protein: MKLPSEFIEKMERLLQEEASRFFSTYHEEKANGLRFNPLKIDRETFLTLVPFALSPVPFCPTGFYYEGDEQPGKHPYHAAGLYYIQEPSAMFVAEVLKPNPGEMVLDLCAAPGGKTTQLAAMMENQGLLVANEIHPKRVKALSENIERLGVTNALVTNETPEKLAQYFPGFFDKILVDAPCSGEGMFRKDEEAVSFWSQAHVEQCAIKQRHILDYAYEMLKEGGILVYSTCTFAPEENEQTVEYLLKTYEDLTLLSIEKAHGIQPGRPEWTKTNMEAIGRTARLWPHHVKGEGHFVAKLQKTGPSPQWNGRYAKSNVSKQMIHQYRQFEQEVLQTEIEKPMYAFQNHLFALPDHCPNFDGLKVVRAGLHVGEVKKQRFEPNHSLALSLKLQDVRYSLDLSSDSVECLKYLRGETLQTGEDRGWLLITVDGYPLGWGKEVKGIVKNFYPKGLRVM
- the plsY gene encoding glycerol-3-phosphate 1-O-acyltransferase PlsY, with amino-acid sequence MEKALILIAAYLLGSIPFALLVGKIGYGIDIREHGSGNLGGTNTFRVLGVKAGLIVTCGDILKGTLAASLPVLFSVHVHPLLAGVCAVLGHIYPVFAKFRGGKAVATSAGVMLFYSPLLFVSLLVVFFIVLYISKYVSLSSMLAGVYAVIYTIFFTDDIPLMIAVSLLTAFIFYRHRANIKRIINKTEPKVKWLGGK
- a CDS encoding ECF transporter S component; the encoded protein is MRKMNVRVLVLIGVFSAISYLLMLLNFPLPPFPNFLLVDFSDVPALIAALLYGPLAGVFVELLKNVLNYFMVGSPTGVPVGHIANFMAGITFILPTYYVYHKTKSKKGMLAGLATGTAVMALMMSVLNYYVFLPAYTIFLGAPAMSAPETKALVVSAILPFNAVKGVMITIVFMLLFARLSPWLQKQTASNHV
- a CDS encoding DUF6044 family protein, which gives rise to MHANLFYKGWLPLTKRFLHTFDFSRYHFLRPLVIYVLFALGLKILWPREKRNRYGTFICIKLNKARTAPSISKKGSRTIF
- a CDS encoding OsmC family protein, with product MSFTGMSASGVQIPIDASKEAGGQDSGARPMELILHGLAGCTGIDIISILKKMRLGVRSFSIEVEGTRADDHPKRFTDIHIHYVLEGDLPEDKVVRAIQLSIEKYCSVYHSLNANITASYSINGVEGKENL